A genomic stretch from Setaria italica strain Yugu1 chromosome VII, Setaria_italica_v2.0, whole genome shotgun sequence includes:
- the LOC101775741 gene encoding amino acid transporter AVT1B isoform X2 — MKNSVSERSFLIESDDEDAAAAVEDGKRRGHGGEESGDDDVSGSDSSSPCDSPRVVAARCSQPSSYTQQWPQSYRQSIDMYSSVHSPNLSFLGTPSLSRLSNSFLTNSFRGKPPEIISSLIKPLLPTSTAPTSDEHQQQQQEDVRKSSHDLPPSRKASSLQRIPEDHRPIVGGHEVGPYRQCSYIQGVMNGVNVLCGVGILSTPYAVKQGGWLGLVILAVLGALAWYTGILLRRCLDSKEGLETYPDIGHAAFGTAGRIIISIILYMELYACCIEYLILESDNLSKLFPNAHLTIGSLTLDSHVLFAILTALIVMPTTWLRDLSCLSFVSAGGVIASIVIVSCLFWVGLVDHVGPVKSEGTALNLPGIPIAIGLYGYCYSGHGVFPNIYSSLKKRNQFPAVLFTCIALSTVLFAGAAIMGYIMFGESTESQFTLNLPPNLVASKIAVWTTVTNPITKYALTMTPLALSLEELLPPNQQTYPNIVMLRSALVVSSLIVALSVPFFGLVMSLVGSFLTMFVAYILPCACFLAILRNKVSWYQVVLCVFIIAVGLCCAGVGTYSSLSKIIQQYH; from the exons ATGAAGAACTCGGTGTCGGAACGGAGCTTCCTCATCGAgagcgacgacgaggacgccgctgccgccgtggaGGACGGGAAgcgccgcggccatggcggcgaggaatcgggcgacgacgacgtctCCGGGTCGGACTCGTCGTCGCCGTGCGACAGCCCGCGGGTGGTTGCCGCGAGGTGCAGCCAGCCGAGTTCCTACACCCAGCAATGGCCGCAGAGCTACAG GCAATCTATTGACATGTACAGCAGCGTGCACTCGCCCAACCTGAGCTTCCTGGGGACACCATCACTGAGTCGTCTGTCCAACTCCTTCCTGACAAACTCATTTCGAGGGAAGCCACCGGAGATCATCTCCAGCCTAATCAAGCCTCTCCTGCCAACAAGCACCGCTCCTACCAGTGATgaacaccagcagcagcagcaagaggaCGTGCGGAAGAGCTCCCATGACCTCCCACCGTCAAGGAAGGCATCGTCTCTGCAAAGGATCCCTGAGGATCACAGGCCTATTGTTGGGGGCCATGAGGTGGGGCCCTATCGGCAGTGCTCCTATATTCAAGGGGTCATGAATG GAGTGAATGTCTTATGTGGTGTGGGGATCCTGTCAACACCTTATGCTGTCAAGCAAGGTGGTTGGCTTGGACTAGTGATACTGGCTGTGTTGGGTGCACTAGCGTGGTACACAGGCATACTTCTGCGGCGTTGCCTGGACAGCAAGGAAGGCCTTGAGACCTACCCAGACATCGGACATGCTGCCTTTGGCACTGCTGGCCGCATCATCATCTCG ATAATCCTGTATATGGAACTATAT GCATGTTGCATTGAGTATTTGATACTAGAGAGTGACAACTTGTCAAAGTTGTTCCCCAACGCACACCTGACCATAGGTAGCTTGACTTTGGATTCGCATGTGCTATTTGCCATCCTGACTGCTCTTATCGTCATGCCTACCACTTGGCTTCGCGATCTCAGCTGCCTCAGCTTCGTTTCAG CTGGCGGAGTCATTGCATCTATTGTTATCGTCTCCTGCCTGTTctgggttggacttgttgatcACGTTGGTCCAGTCAAGAGTGAAGGGACGGCACTGAACCTTCCTGGAATCCCCATCGCCATTGGGCTGTACGGGTACTGCTACTCTGGCCATGGAGTGTTCCCTAACATCTACTCTTCTCTGAAGAAACGCAACCAGTTTCCTGCTGTTCTTTTCACCTG CATTGCTCTGTCTACTGTTCTGTTCGCTGGTGCTGCGATCATGGGATACATTATGTTTGGTGAATCTACAGAGTCCCAATTCACTCTGAACTTACCCCCAAACCTTGTGGCTTCCAAGATTGCCGTCTGGACAACG GTGACAAATCCAATAACTAA ATATGCACTAACCATGACTCCTCTCGCCCTGAGTTTGGAGGAATTGCTACCTCCAAATCAGCAGACATACCCAAACATTGTAATGCTTAGATCAGCGCTGGTGGTATCTTCCCTTATTGTCGCTCTATCTGTTCCATTTTTTG GACTCGTCATGTCCCTGGTGGGATCTTTCCTCACCATGTTTGTG GCCTATATTCTACCATGTGCCTGCTTTTTGGCGATCCTtaggaataaagtgagctggtATCAG GTAGTACTATGTGTGTTCATCATTGCTGTCGGACTCTGCTGTGCTGGTGTTGGGACATACTCATCTCTTTCTAAGATAATACAACAGTACCATTGA
- the LOC101775741 gene encoding amino acid transporter AVT1B isoform X1: MKNSVSERSFLIESDDEDAAAAVEDGKRRGHGGEESGDDDVSGSDSSSPCDSPRVVAARCSQPSSYTQQWPQSYRQSIDMYSSVHSPNLSFLGTPSLSRLSNSFLTNSFRGKPPEIISSLIKPLLPTSTAPTSDEHQQQQQEDVRKSSHDLPPSRKASSLQRIPEDHRPIVGGHEVGPYRQCSYIQGVMNGVNVLCGVGILSTPYAVKQGGWLGLVILAVLGALAWYTGILLRRCLDSKEGLETYPDIGHAAFGTAGRIIISIILYMELYACCIEYLILESDNLSKLFPNAHLTIGSLTLDSHVLFAILTALIVMPTTWLRDLSCLSFVSAGGVIASIVIVSCLFWVGLVDHVGPVKSEGTALNLPGIPIAIGLYGYCYSGHGVFPNIYSSLKKRNQFPAVLFTCIALSTVLFAGAAIMGYIMFGESTESQFTLNLPPNLVASKIAVWTTVTNPITKYALTMTPLALSLEELLPPNQQTYPNIVMLRSALVVSSLIVALSVPFFAFSGLVMSLVGSFLTMFVAYILPCACFLAILRNKVSWYQVVLCVFIIAVGLCCAGVGTYSSLSKIIQQYH; this comes from the exons ATGAAGAACTCGGTGTCGGAACGGAGCTTCCTCATCGAgagcgacgacgaggacgccgctgccgccgtggaGGACGGGAAgcgccgcggccatggcggcgaggaatcgggcgacgacgacgtctCCGGGTCGGACTCGTCGTCGCCGTGCGACAGCCCGCGGGTGGTTGCCGCGAGGTGCAGCCAGCCGAGTTCCTACACCCAGCAATGGCCGCAGAGCTACAG GCAATCTATTGACATGTACAGCAGCGTGCACTCGCCCAACCTGAGCTTCCTGGGGACACCATCACTGAGTCGTCTGTCCAACTCCTTCCTGACAAACTCATTTCGAGGGAAGCCACCGGAGATCATCTCCAGCCTAATCAAGCCTCTCCTGCCAACAAGCACCGCTCCTACCAGTGATgaacaccagcagcagcagcaagaggaCGTGCGGAAGAGCTCCCATGACCTCCCACCGTCAAGGAAGGCATCGTCTCTGCAAAGGATCCCTGAGGATCACAGGCCTATTGTTGGGGGCCATGAGGTGGGGCCCTATCGGCAGTGCTCCTATATTCAAGGGGTCATGAATG GAGTGAATGTCTTATGTGGTGTGGGGATCCTGTCAACACCTTATGCTGTCAAGCAAGGTGGTTGGCTTGGACTAGTGATACTGGCTGTGTTGGGTGCACTAGCGTGGTACACAGGCATACTTCTGCGGCGTTGCCTGGACAGCAAGGAAGGCCTTGAGACCTACCCAGACATCGGACATGCTGCCTTTGGCACTGCTGGCCGCATCATCATCTCG ATAATCCTGTATATGGAACTATAT GCATGTTGCATTGAGTATTTGATACTAGAGAGTGACAACTTGTCAAAGTTGTTCCCCAACGCACACCTGACCATAGGTAGCTTGACTTTGGATTCGCATGTGCTATTTGCCATCCTGACTGCTCTTATCGTCATGCCTACCACTTGGCTTCGCGATCTCAGCTGCCTCAGCTTCGTTTCAG CTGGCGGAGTCATTGCATCTATTGTTATCGTCTCCTGCCTGTTctgggttggacttgttgatcACGTTGGTCCAGTCAAGAGTGAAGGGACGGCACTGAACCTTCCTGGAATCCCCATCGCCATTGGGCTGTACGGGTACTGCTACTCTGGCCATGGAGTGTTCCCTAACATCTACTCTTCTCTGAAGAAACGCAACCAGTTTCCTGCTGTTCTTTTCACCTG CATTGCTCTGTCTACTGTTCTGTTCGCTGGTGCTGCGATCATGGGATACATTATGTTTGGTGAATCTACAGAGTCCCAATTCACTCTGAACTTACCCCCAAACCTTGTGGCTTCCAAGATTGCCGTCTGGACAACG GTGACAAATCCAATAACTAA ATATGCACTAACCATGACTCCTCTCGCCCTGAGTTTGGAGGAATTGCTACCTCCAAATCAGCAGACATACCCAAACATTGTAATGCTTAGATCAGCGCTGGTGGTATCTTCCCTTATTGTCGCTCTATCTGTTCCATTTTTTG CCTTTTCAGGACTCGTCATGTCCCTGGTGGGATCTTTCCTCACCATGTTTGTG GCCTATATTCTACCATGTGCCTGCTTTTTGGCGATCCTtaggaataaagtgagctggtATCAG GTAGTACTATGTGTGTTCATCATTGCTGTCGGACTCTGCTGTGCTGGTGTTGGGACATACTCATCTCTTTCTAAGATAATACAACAGTACCATTGA